Genomic window (Dyadobacter fanqingshengii):
TGGTTAATGTCAAATTTCAGATCAAATGAATTAAGCGGCAAGCCGGCAGCGCCCATGGCATATTGGTATTTCGTGTGGGCCGCTGTAAAAACACTGTACAATCTGTTATTAAATGTGTGCTTCCATTTCAGGGAGCCCAGTTGGTTTTGATATGTATAAAGTGTGTCTCCGTAAAGCCTGAAACGGTCGTCGCTGATGTAGCCGGTGAGAAATAAGCTGTTTTTTTCATTGATCTCGTGGCTAATGTGCAAGTTCACATCGTAGAAGGACGCCGAGCTCTTGTTGTAATTTTCGTTATCCAGTGTCTTGATAAGCCAGCTCGAATAAGTGGAACGGCCGCCCAGCAAAAAGGATGTTTTATCTTTAACCAATGGCCCTTCCAATGTTAACCGGCCGGTGATCAGGCCAATTCCGCCCGACGCCATAAATTTCTTCTTGTTGCCATCGCGGCTGCTAATGTCCAGCACGGATGCCAACCTTCCGCCGAATTTGGCGGGGATTGTGCTTTTGTAAAGCTCTACGTCTTTTAATACATCCGGATTAAATGCCGAGAAAAACCCGAACAGGTGAGAAGGATTGTAAATAACCGCATCGTTATATTGGATCAAATTCTGGTCTGTGGAACCGCCACGCACATTTAAGCCCGTGCTATTTTCGCCTACTGACTTGATACCCGGCAATGTAAGCACCGTACGAAGCAAATCGGTCTCGCCAAACACCGTAGGAACTTGTTTCAGGTTTTTAATGGTCAGCTTAACCGTTCCCATCTGCGTTCCGACCACGTTTTTGTCCATCCCGGCCTTCACCGAAACTTCCTTCAATGCGATTACGCTTTCACGCATCTCAATGTCCAGCTTGCCGTCCGAATAAAGCATTACCTGGCGTTGCGTTTCGCGCATTCCTGTGCTCTTTATACGTACGATTTGCCTCCCGCGTGGGATCGTAAGCGCATATAAGCCCAGCGCATCCGTAGTAACCCCAATCGAAGGCGAAGCAATGAAAACCGCCGCGCCAATGACAGGCTCACCCGTCACAGCATTACGCACGTAGCCGGTAATCGTCGAGTTTCCCGGCGTTATGCGGTGTTTTTTAATCCCTATCTCGTGTAATTTGCTTTCCGCGGTGGATAGCAGCCTTTCTTTCGCATCATTTTCCGGACCGGAGTAAGCGATAGTCCCGTTATCTCCCGCCAGGTCCGGCTCAAAAAGGCCGGGCACAAGCTGCGTAATGATCCGCTGGCCCTGGGTAATGTAAATTCGTTTTTGCGCATCAATAGCATATTCGAATTCCGAACCTTTGAAAACCTGATCCAGCACATCGCGGATCGCAAGATCTTTTACATCGAGATCGAGCGTGAGGCTGTCGAATTTGGAAGCGTCATAATAAAAGTAATAGCCAGTCTGACTTTCGACCTGCTTTACAAAGTCATTGAAGCGCGCTGAGTCGAGGCGCATCGTTATTTTCTTTTCCGGTGTAGTTTGTGCAAAAGCATCCCCGGAAAACAAAACAACACTGATTAAGATAAAAAAGGGTAAAAGTATCTTCATGGTCTGGCTAGTTTGTCGTAGGTTTCGACAATGGTCACAATAGCAACTTCACGGTTCTTTCTGTACTTGATTTTCTGATCTTTGAGCACTTTCCGCAATTCCTTTTTGTATTCCGGAAACAAGTTAAATGCTGATTTCTTGGAACTTACGCCATGGTAGCGGTCGCCTTTTCTGATGAAGAAATTATTTTTCTGCGGATATAGCGCAATGACCATTTTATCCACGATTTTTTCCTGCCGCTGTTTCACCCTTCTGACAATCGTCCTGGTTTTGCCATTGTACAAAACATCGTAAAAACCGGTGCGCATTTGTTCGTTAATGTCCTTACCCGCTTCCAGCCGCTCGAAAGTGTGATTGTCTACATAAAAATAATCTACCTTTTCAGATTGCAGGAGAATGTGATCGCCGTTGAAATGCTTGATAATGACCTCGTCTTTGAAGATATCGTAGAGCATAGGAATGCTGTCGAAGCGCTGACCGTCGTACATAAGCACACCATTATGCCATTTTCTGAACTCAAAAAACTGGTGCTCTTCCGACCGGTTGTCGTAAACGTAATATTGCCGCCCATTGTACAAGTTCTGAGACTGGCTCGTGGCCGCTTTGTACATGGATACTGGATATGCAGTTTCTTTTGAATGCTCAGTTGCAGCAATGGTTTGGCCAAATGACCTGAGCGCAAGACAGAAAAAAAAGAAAATAGCGAGAGTACAAATACGCATGTATCGCGAGGTTTTTTATTAGTTACGAAGGTTTGTTATTTGCTTGTTGCAGCAGCGATTACGTATTTAAAGATGTGAACATAAGTTACATACTTCATTCCAAAATTATTTAAATTAATTAGAATATTTAAATTAAACATAACAAGTTTTAAATATAAATATTCTTGGCATACTTAACCGTTCTTCTGGAATCTCCTAACTTTGGAAACAGTTTACATCCACACTTTATGCTTACTTACAAAATCACTTTATGAAAATTTTAATTACCGGAGGCGCCGGTTTCGTAGGCTCCGCATTAGCCATAAACCTCAAAATCAATTACCCTGATTATCAGGTTTTTGCACTGGATAACCTCAAACGCAGAGGCTCCGAACTGAATTTGAGCAGACTGAAAACCCACGGCGTGGAATTCGTGCATGGCGATATCAGGAATAAGGAGGATTTTGACTCGGTACCCGCAGTGGATGTGGTGATAGAAGCTTCTGCTGAGCCTTCTGTTCTGGCTGGTTTGGATGGCACACCCGATTATCTGATTAATACAAATCTGGTTGGGACCATTAACTGCCTTAATTATGCATTAAAACACAAGGCTGGCTTTATATTTCTTTCTACAAGTCGGGTTTATCCGATCAAGACCATTGAGACATTAAACTTTGTTGAAGAGCCTACGCGTTTTGCACTGTCGGACGAGCAGCCGGTTGCTGGTGTTTCTTCCAAGGGAATTGCGGAAGATTTCCCGCTGAATGGCGCGCGTTCTTTATATGGAACTACCAAACTGGCTTCTGAGCTGATCATTCAGGAATATAATGAGTTTTATAATTTAAAAACCGTTATCAACCGTTGCGGCGTAATTACCGGTCCATGGCAAATGGGCAAGGTGGATCAGGGCGTGATGGTGCTTTGGATCGCGAAGCATTATTTTGAACAACAACTGGGTTACTTCGGATACGGCGGAACAGGTAAGCAGATCCGCGACATGCTACACGTGGCCGATCTTTACCGACTGATCGACTGGCAGTTGCATAACCTTGAAAAAGTAAATGGTGAGATCCTGAATGCAGGAGGCGGATTGGAAAGCAGCGCTTCTTTGCAGGAACTGACGAAAATCTGTCAGGAAGTTACCGGAAAAACGATCCCAATTAAAGTGGTGCCTGAAAACCGTACCGCCGATATCAGGCTTTATGTAACGGACAACACCAAAGTGACAGCGCTCACAGGCTGGAAACCGGAAATTGGCATCCGCCAGATTGTTGAAGACATTGCAGCCTGGTTGAAAGAAAATGAAAAAGATCTCGCACCGATATTGAAATAATGATTGAATGAGCGGGCGCCGCTGCGCCCGCTCATTCAATCATTCACTAACTCAATCATTCAAAATTGAAACTAATCGAATGTCCCCGTGATGCCTGGCAAGGTGTTCATTCTTTTATCCCCACCGAAAAAAAGGCTGCTTACATTAATCAGCTGCTCAAAGTTGGTTTCGACACCATTGATTTTGGGAGTTTTGTTTCTCCGAAAGCCATGCCGCAGGTGAGCGATACGGCTGAGTTGATCGGACAGTTGGACATTTCGGATTCATCCACCAAATTACTCGCCATCGTTGCCAACGATCGGGGCGCAGCCGATGCTTGCCAGTTTCCCCAGATCACCGACATTGGTTATCCTTTTTCTATTTCTGAAACATTCCAGATACGCAATGCTAATTCAACGATTTCAGAATCACTGGAAAGAGTGAAACGGATTGCAGCAATGGCGGCCGAACACGGCAAAGATCTTGTTATTTACATTTCAATGGGTTTTGGGAATCCATATG
Coding sequences:
- a CDS encoding hydroxymethylglutaryl-CoA lyase; the protein is MKLIECPRDAWQGVHSFIPTEKKAAYINQLLKVGFDTIDFGSFVSPKAMPQVSDTAELIGQLDISDSSTKLLAIVANDRGAADACQFPQITDIGYPFSISETFQIRNANSTISESLERVKRIAAMAAEHGKDLVIYISMGFGNPYGDAWNAEIVFENIEKLAGFGIKTFSLADTVGVAKEEDIHAVFSRMLTLRPDLEFGAHFHTTPDNWKGKVSAAYEAGCRRFDGAILGYGGCPMAQDELVGNMATENLVTFAKYKKELLTLDLQALQNAREQFLQLI
- a CDS encoding TonB-dependent receptor, whose amino-acid sequence is MKILLPFFILISVVLFSGDAFAQTTPEKKITMRLDSARFNDFVKQVESQTGYYFYYDASKFDSLTLDLDVKDLAIRDVLDQVFKGSEFEYAIDAQKRIYITQGQRIITQLVPGLFEPDLAGDNGTIAYSGPENDAKERLLSTAESKLHEIGIKKHRITPGNSTITGYVRNAVTGEPVIGAAVFIASPSIGVTTDALGLYALTIPRGRQIVRIKSTGMRETQRQVMLYSDGKLDIEMRESVIALKEVSVKAGMDKNVVGTQMGTVKLTIKNLKQVPTVFGETDLLRTVLTLPGIKSVGENSTGLNVRGGSTDQNLIQYNDAVIYNPSHLFGFFSAFNPDVLKDVELYKSTIPAKFGGRLASVLDISSRDGNKKKFMASGGIGLITGRLTLEGPLVKDKTSFLLGGRSTYSSWLIKTLDNENYNKSSASFYDVNLHISHEINEKNSLFLTGYISDDRFRLYGDTLYTYQNQLGSLKWKHTFNNRLYSVFTAAHTKYQYAMGAAGLPLNSFDLKFDINQSNFKADLSYVLHPKHTLDFGLSTIYYKLHPGSFQPKGPESLIVPDELEPEQGTESAIYIEDKFEVNPRLSITAGLRYSFYQYLGPRNVNTYVPGLPIEYIYQNGVKEYGSGKKIKSYGGPEYRASIRYSVFDNLSLKVSYNTLRQYIHLLTNTMTVSPTDIWKLSDNYVKPQIGDQISVGLYRNFRGNKVEVSLEGYYKNIQNFLDYKGGDSLIMNHNIEAAVLNTKAKAYGIEFMIKKMTGKLNGWLGYTYARTLLRAIDRESPDAPNDGNYYPSNYDKPHDFTLISNYRFSHRFSLSFNFTYSTGRPYTPPIGKYMIDGSQRVYYADRNQFRIPDYYRTDVSLNIEGNHRIKKLAHSSWTLAVYNVLGRKNPTSVYFQTVGGKVNGYQLSIFGQPIPTITYNFRF
- a CDS encoding NAD-dependent epimerase/dehydratase family protein, with amino-acid sequence MKILITGGAGFVGSALAINLKINYPDYQVFALDNLKRRGSELNLSRLKTHGVEFVHGDIRNKEDFDSVPAVDVVIEASAEPSVLAGLDGTPDYLINTNLVGTINCLNYALKHKAGFIFLSTSRVYPIKTIETLNFVEEPTRFALSDEQPVAGVSSKGIAEDFPLNGARSLYGTTKLASELIIQEYNEFYNLKTVINRCGVITGPWQMGKVDQGVMVLWIAKHYFEQQLGYFGYGGTGKQIRDMLHVADLYRLIDWQLHNLEKVNGEILNAGGGLESSASLQELTKICQEVTGKTIPIKVVPENRTADIRLYVTDNTKVTALTGWKPEIGIRQIVEDIAAWLKENEKDLAPILK